The Thermocrinis ruber genome has a window encoding:
- a CDS encoding OmpA/MotB family protein, whose amino-acid sequence MAKKKKCPEEVSEKWAIPYADFLTLLLCLFIALFAMAQAGKQAALEYAQAFAKAFGMRLVPFQESLPKQILPQPVVPRSEPTEKGRRIQRQIRELEEMLKRMGLEGEFKVSYEVIGIRLILQEKILFPSGSAELKRETYPILDKLYEILKDLPNPVEVEGHTDSIPISTEKFPSNWELSTARASSIVRYFIAKGINPERLKASGYADTRPIASNATPEGRAQNRRVEIVILNIKGSELTKQEPQQP is encoded by the coding sequence GTGGCAAAAAAGAAAAAGTGCCCCGAAGAAGTCTCCGAAAAGTGGGCAATTCCTTACGCAGACTTTTTGACACTACTGCTTTGTCTTTTTATAGCTCTCTTTGCTATGGCTCAAGCGGGAAAGCAAGCGGCGTTGGAGTATGCTCAAGCCTTTGCCAAAGCCTTTGGTATGCGACTTGTTCCCTTTCAGGAGAGCCTACCAAAGCAGATATTGCCTCAACCTGTGGTGCCAAGGAGCGAGCCTACAGAGAAGGGAAGAAGGATCCAAAGACAAATTAGGGAGTTGGAGGAGATGCTAAAACGGATGGGTTTGGAGGGTGAGTTTAAAGTCTCATACGAAGTTATAGGTATTAGGTTGATATTGCAGGAGAAGATCCTCTTTCCATCCGGCAGTGCAGAGCTAAAACGGGAGACTTATCCTATATTAGACAAACTCTATGAAATATTGAAGGATTTACCAAACCCGGTAGAGGTGGAGGGTCATACAGACAGCATACCCATATCCACCGAAAAGTTTCCTTCCAATTGGGAGCTTTCAACCGCAAGGGCTTCTTCCATAGTTAGATACTTTATAGCCAAGGGTATTAACCCTGAAAGATTGAAGGCGTCCGGATACGCAGACACTAGGCCAATAGCTTCCAACGCCACGCCAGAGGGCAGGGCTCAGAACAGGAGGGTAGAGATCGTAATACTCAACATAAAGGGCTCAGAGCTTACTAAACAGGAACCTCAACAGCCTTGA
- a CDS encoding motility protein A: MDILTIVGIVGGLIALLIGAVLKGASILFLIQPAAFVIVVPTTLFASLITVPLSKFSLIIQGLKMAFSGGGNELLETKNQLVELANLVRKEGVLALETKAEEIRDPFLKRAIDLMVLGVEEHVLVESLEAEIAKKEEDFEIAVEYWKNSAESAPTFGLVGAVFGLMKALKSLDNAQELAHGISAAFVATVYGITFSYLIFGPIAKKIKIKSKEEIARMYMIVDACRMMVRGENPRLIEERLNSFVEVK, from the coding sequence ATGGACATACTTACTATAGTTGGTATAGTAGGGGGACTTATTGCACTATTAATAGGTGCTGTATTAAAGGGTGCAAGCATTCTGTTTTTGATCCAGCCAGCCGCCTTTGTTATAGTTGTTCCTACAACGCTCTTTGCAAGCCTGATAACAGTTCCTTTATCCAAATTTTCTCTGATAATCCAAGGTTTGAAGATGGCTTTTTCTGGTGGTGGCAACGAACTTTTGGAAACAAAAAATCAGCTAGTGGAGCTCGCCAACCTTGTAAGAAAGGAGGGCGTGTTAGCCTTGGAAACCAAGGCAGAAGAAATAAGAGACCCATTTTTGAAGAGGGCCATTGATCTTATGGTGTTGGGGGTTGAAGAGCACGTTTTAGTTGAAAGCTTGGAGGCGGAGATTGCTAAAAAGGAGGAAGACTTTGAAATAGCGGTTGAATATTGGAAGAACTCCGCAGAGAGTGCACCCACCTTTGGACTTGTGGGGGCAGTCTTTGGTCTTATGAAAGCCCTGAAAAGTTTGGACAATGCCCAGGAATTAGCCCATGGTATATCCGCCGCCTTTGTGGCAACAGTCTATGGAATAACCTTTTCCTACCTTATATTCGGTCCCATAGCAAAAAAGATAAAGATCAAATCAAAAGAGGAGATTGCCAGGATGTATATGATCGTTGACGCGTGCAGGATGATGGTGAGGGGCGAAAACCCAAGGCTCATAGAAGAACGCCTCAACTCCTTTGTGGAGGTTAAGTAG
- a CDS encoding OmpH family outer membrane protein — protein sequence MKRLVLLSAILSTLSFAQQKFACIDANRILQESETAKKAQSELREKVQSYQKSLDEKAKKLEELKKQIESKSINQKAREEKIREYQKIESEAFELQQKAQKELAEMKAKLEDELTKKVKDIAQDISKKNGFTGVLDCSVFVYNAPEIDITTEVIKRLDGK from the coding sequence ATGAAAAGACTCGTTCTCTTGTCCGCAATACTAAGCACTCTCTCTTTTGCCCAGCAGAAGTTTGCCTGCATAGACGCAAACAGGATACTTCAGGAATCGGAGACTGCCAAAAAGGCTCAAAGTGAGCTAAGGGAAAAAGTCCAATCTTACCAAAAGAGTCTTGATGAAAAAGCCAAGAAACTTGAAGAGTTGAAAAAGCAAATAGAAAGTAAGTCTATAAACCAAAAGGCAAGGGAAGAAAAGATAAGGGAGTATCAAAAGATAGAGTCAGAAGCCTTTGAGCTTCAGCAAAAGGCACAGAAGGAGTTGGCAGAGATGAAGGCAAAGCTTGAAGATGAACTCACGAAGAAAGTAAAGGACATAGCGCAGGATATATCAAAGAAAAATGGCTTTACCGGTGTTTTAGACTGTTCGGTTTTTGTATATAATGCTCCGGAGATAGATATAACCACAGAAGTTATAAAGAGGCTTGATGGGAAGTGA
- a CDS encoding Trm112 family protein: MSISKELLEILACPLCKGDLKWEGSFYVLICEKCGVFYQVVDDIPILLPDSAKPLSELGKVPPPSEQP, encoded by the coding sequence GTGAGCATTAGCAAAGAGCTTTTGGAAATTTTGGCTTGTCCTCTGTGTAAGGGTGATTTAAAGTGGGAGGGGAGTTTCTACGTCTTAATCTGTGAAAAGTGTGGAGTCTTTTACCAAGTAGTGGATGATATTCCTATACTTCTTCCTGATTCTGCAAAGCCTCTTTCAGAGCTTGGAAAAGTTCCTCCTCCGAGCGAACAACCTTAA
- a CDS encoding HAD family hydrolase gives MRKGLIFDVDGVIIDVSHSYHYAIKNTAERFLSKYLDIDLVREIKFKKGINNDYLATLEVIKTFGGSASLEEVVEVFNQEYEKLKEMERLILSRDFFKKLRDLKVPLGVLTGRPRQDLKDAFDRFELWEFFDVVVDDDTIEQPSLRKPNPYALNFCMERMNLDYAVYVGDSLADYQMVEGFKRQYTKKVDYIHFGDRVLPPSVKVVRSEEELFQALKEALQNQEEV, from the coding sequence ATGAGGAAAGGGTTAATCTTTGATGTGGATGGTGTGATAATAGACGTTAGCCATTCTTACCATTACGCTATAAAAAATACTGCGGAAAGGTTTTTAAGCAAGTATCTGGACATAGATTTGGTCAGAGAGATAAAGTTCAAAAAGGGCATTAACAACGACTACTTGGCTACCCTGGAAGTCATAAAGACCTTTGGTGGTTCCGCAAGCTTGGAAGAGGTTGTTGAAGTCTTTAACCAAGAGTATGAAAAGCTAAAAGAAATGGAGAGGCTCATTCTCAGCAGGGATTTTTTCAAAAAGTTGAGGGATTTAAAGGTTCCACTTGGAGTTTTAACGGGAAGACCAAGACAGGACCTAAAGGATGCCTTTGATAGGTTTGAGCTTTGGGAGTTTTTTGATGTGGTCGTGGACGATGACACCATAGAACAGCCAAGTCTCAGAAAGCCCAATCCTTACGCTTTGAACTTCTGCATGGAAAGGATGAACCTAGACTATGCAGTTTACGTGGGAGATAGCTTGGCGGACTATCAGATGGTGGAAGGCTTTAAAAGGCAGTACACAAAGAAGGTGGATTACATACACTTTGGTGATCGCGTTCTTCCACCCTCCGTTAAGGTTGTTCGCTCGGAGGAGGAACTTTTCCAAGCTCTGAAAGAGGCTTTGCAGAATCAGGAAGAAGTATAG
- a CDS encoding LysR family transcriptional regulator, with the protein MIDITKLKTFVAVADLGSFSKASEMLYITQPAVTQQIKSLEKMVGAKLFQRQGGRIVLTEEGKRIYELAKALLKDYENLLEEMAKIKKDFKDSLFVGISTTLSEYKVPELLVEFHSQMPGIYIRAFVENSQQIEEGLSSGILNIGIIEREPSEKFRAIRWFYDEIIFFTHPSHPFAKEGEIEPEDLYSTELIFREVSSGTRKVVKEELERLGVIFEKLNIKIEINCGRSILRMVKCGYGCSFLSKGLLEKDLQEGNIVEVKIRGFNARRWYYIVFPDDSKMTFLANSFAKFLLSKTQENIIKDEERVNL; encoded by the coding sequence ATGATTGATATAACAAAATTGAAGACCTTTGTGGCGGTTGCGGACCTTGGGAGCTTCTCAAAGGCATCCGAGATGCTCTACATCACCCAACCCGCAGTTACCCAACAGATAAAGTCCCTTGAAAAGATGGTGGGTGCCAAGCTCTTTCAGAGGCAGGGTGGGCGTATAGTGCTAACGGAAGAGGGAAAGCGGATTTACGAACTTGCCAAGGCACTGCTAAAGGACTACGAGAACCTGCTAGAGGAAATGGCAAAGATCAAAAAGGATTTCAAAGACAGCCTCTTTGTGGGTATAAGCACCACTCTAAGCGAGTATAAAGTCCCAGAACTTTTGGTGGAGTTCCATTCCCAAATGCCTGGCATTTACATAAGGGCTTTTGTGGAAAACTCCCAACAAATAGAGGAAGGGCTATCTTCTGGCATTCTAAACATTGGAATAATAGAGAGGGAGCCCTCAGAAAAATTCCGTGCCATTCGTTGGTTCTATGACGAGATCATCTTCTTTACCCATCCCTCCCACCCTTTTGCCAAAGAGGGAGAAATAGAACCAGAAGACCTATATTCCACAGAACTTATCTTCAGAGAGGTTAGTTCTGGCACCAGAAAGGTGGTTAAGGAGGAGCTGGAGAGGTTGGGGGTGATCTTTGAGAAATTAAACATAAAGATTGAGATCAACTGCGGAAGGTCCATACTCAGAATGGTGAAATGTGGCTATGGCTGTAGCTTCCTGTCGAAAGGTCTTTTGGAAAAGGACCTGCAGGAGGGCAACATAGTAGAGGTAAAAATAAGAGGTTTTAACGCAAGAAGGTGGTATTACATAGTATTCCCAGATGATAGTAAGATGACCTTCTTAGCAAATAGCTTTGCCAAGTTCTTGCTGTCCAAAACACAGGAGAACATAATAAAGGATGAGGAAAGGGTTAATCTTTGA
- a CDS encoding low molecular weight phosphatase family protein: protein MKLCFVSTRGNVRAAMAKSIFTKLSRIALLNIEVYSAGVQTEREVPQAVLDVLSEKGYPTQDLEPLDCSLVPYEKLDILITLSSEARDQCPYHINHKRREHWVLEEVKDLTDLRALRDLRDSIEKSVKEFLKISST, encoded by the coding sequence ATGAAACTGTGTTTTGTATCTACCAGAGGTAATGTAAGGGCTGCAATGGCAAAGTCCATATTTACAAAACTTTCGCGCATTGCCCTTTTGAACATAGAAGTCTATTCTGCGGGTGTGCAGACAGAAAGGGAAGTTCCCCAGGCAGTCCTTGATGTACTCTCTGAAAAAGGCTACCCCACCCAAGACCTTGAACCCCTTGATTGTTCCCTTGTGCCCTACGAAAAGCTAGACATACTCATTACCTTATCTTCCGAGGCAAGGGATCAGTGCCCTTACCATATAAACCACAAAAGAAGGGAACACTGGGTTTTGGAAGAGGTGAAGGACCTAACAGACCTGAGGGCGTTGAGAGATCTTAGAGACAGCATAGAAAAGTCTGTAAAAGAATTCCTCAAAATAAGTTCTACTTAA
- a CDS encoding IS200/IS605 family accessory protein TnpB-related protein — translation MFVSLQFKLELKREDKEKLIQLMRKQSSAIRVAYNMLKELGKEKTKNPHSQIYQRLRQLFPDLPTKYIDSAIYKAKQYPTDKSVVFGGKRLFEKLCKNHLTGKLRERLKKQWRELRQGTLISIGSRHETVKGNLLLRFIELDGELHLRITTGNREFIYAKVLREPSNSKDKWITFMAMLLESWQTKNYFAYTVELKLRDGEVYGNVSFEIPTPKVKYTKENGVIAIDTNASPIHLAIAEVSKTGELLSYQTISLHHLLGLSKNAKDHQEWILAHKIVDLAIEKGKAIAVENLKKLKKGTRGDGKAKLRKRLHKWNAKKLLQKIKRVAMLKGVEVVEVNPAHTSIIGMLKYAPQLSIDKDIAGAYVIGRRALGFKEDMPENYERLLKDKAYLEFALKRYEEREKELRELIEKETNEYKGNALESELRSVENAKKLLTNFLQSLQSEPSSCEGANGRNPEQGRGDKASSVAWQVLKVALLFPILGRVLPRDLSPLKPILVEGAWDRVRSRLVPLEVGGASR, via the coding sequence ATGTTTGTTAGCCTTCAATTCAAGCTTGAACTGAAAAGAGAAGACAAAGAAAAACTCATCCAGCTAATGCGTAAGCAATCCTCCGCTATCCGAGTAGCATACAATATGCTAAAGGAGCTGGGAAAAGAGAAAACAAAAAATCCACATTCTCAAATCTACCAAAGACTGAGACAGTTATTCCCTGACCTACCTACCAAATACATTGACTCAGCAATATACAAAGCTAAACAATATCCCACAGACAAATCAGTTGTCTTTGGAGGCAAAAGACTTTTTGAAAAGCTTTGTAAAAATCACCTTACAGGAAAATTGAGAGAAAGACTTAAAAAGCAGTGGAGAGAACTAAGACAAGGAACATTGATCAGCATAGGTTCAAGACATGAAACAGTAAAGGGCAATCTACTACTCAGGTTTATAGAACTGGATGGGGAACTACATCTAAGAATTACCACAGGAAATAGGGAGTTCATCTATGCCAAAGTGTTAAGGGAACCAAGCAATAGTAAAGACAAGTGGATAACCTTTATGGCTATGCTTTTGGAAAGCTGGCAAACAAAAAACTACTTTGCCTACACAGTAGAACTAAAGCTAAGAGATGGAGAAGTCTATGGAAATGTATCCTTTGAAATCCCAACACCTAAAGTGAAATACACAAAAGAAAATGGAGTAATAGCCATAGATACAAACGCATCACCCATCCACTTAGCCATAGCTGAAGTTTCAAAGACTGGAGAACTACTAAGCTATCAGACTATTAGCCTACATCACCTTTTAGGACTTTCCAAAAACGCCAAGGACCATCAGGAGTGGATATTAGCCCACAAGATAGTGGATTTGGCTATTGAGAAAGGCAAAGCTATAGCAGTGGAAAATCTAAAGAAACTCAAAAAGGGAACCCGTGGAGATGGGAAAGCTAAGCTACGAAAAAGACTTCACAAATGGAACGCTAAAAAGCTTTTGCAAAAGATTAAGAGGGTTGCGATGTTAAAGGGAGTGGAAGTAGTAGAGGTCAATCCCGCCCATACATCAATCATAGGCATGCTAAAGTATGCACCGCAGTTAAGCATAGATAAAGACATAGCTGGTGCTTATGTGATAGGGAGAAGGGCACTGGGATTTAAAGAGGACATGCCTGAGAATTACGAAAGACTACTAAAAGATAAAGCATATTTGGAATTTGCCCTAAAGAGGTATGAAGAGAGAGAAAAGGAACTTAGAGAACTTATAGAGAAGGAAACTAACGAATACAAGGGGAATGCCTTAGAAAGCGAGCTAAGGAGTGTAGAGAATGCAAAAAAGCTATTAACTAATTTCCTACAAAGCCTTCAGAGCGAACCAAGTTCTTGTGAGGGAGCCAATGGAAGGAATCCCGAACAGGGAAGAGGTGATAAAGCCTCTTCTGTAGCTTGGCAAGTTCTGAAGGTAGCCCTCCTCTTCCCTATCCTTGGAAGGGTCTTACCAAGAGACCTTTCTCCTCTGAAGCCCATACTGGTGGAAGGGGCGTGGGATAGGGTGAGGAGTAGGTTAGTCCCTCTAGAGGTTGGAGGGGCGTCCCGATGA